The stretch of DNA GTAGGGCCGCGAAGACACCTTGATCTGCAAGTCCCTGCAGCCCCCCTTCTCCTTGGTCCCGGAGCTGAGGCGCCGCGATACCCTGGAACCAGGACTGACAGACACTCCTGGGCCATTCTAGGGAGCCAGAAGTGGAGTGGAGAAAGGGCTAGAAGTTAGGGCACTGGGAGGCCAAATTCGGCAAGACAGAGGAGAGCAGCCCCCGCACCCCCCAGCCCTCACCCTCTGCAGGGTAAAATGCTGCTGGTCATTCTCGGGGGGCAGGCCATCGCCCACAAATTGCAGCTCTAGGGCCATGTGGGGGAGC from Suricata suricatta isolate VVHF042 unplaced genomic scaffold, meerkat_22Aug2017_6uvM2_HiC HiC_scaffold_42402, whole genome shotgun sequence encodes:
- the LOC115285117 gene encoding zinc finger MYND domain-containing protein 15-like: MVFWELSVLLPHMALELQFVGDGLPPENDQQHFTLQRNGPGVSVSPGSRVSRRLSSGTKEKGGCRDLQIKVSSRPYHLLQGPKPDLVI